AGCTCATCAGCACTCTTGAACTTCCTGACTCGCCCCGCCCTCACATCTTCAAGCGAGGACTTTATTCGGGCTGTATATGCCTCTTCTTCTGCTTCTATGAGTTCCTGATAACGCTCTTCTGAAACAACAACATACTGAGGACGGTTATTCTTGATAAGTGGATAATTCTCATCTCGGGAATTATATACCCTGACAAGCTGGATTTTACCAAGTTCCTCTAGACGACACTCGATCCTGGGCTCTTCTGATTCCAACGACTGTTCGTGGTTCCCGGTTTTATCCGTTAACCTGTTTGCTCGGTCTCCTCAACGGGCATTTTCCCGAATTATTAGGAAGAATGTTGGAGGGCTAATAATGAAAGAGCTGTTTTATTTTTTCAAGAGAAAGGTTTTCTATGCTGATATTTACAAAGTCTGACTCCAGGAACTCGAAGAGAGTGATTTTGTCAGAGCCGAGATAGCCCCTCCTGATGGTATCAAGAAGAGCAGCTTTTTTGAGGCTATTAACCACAGAGGCCTGGAGCAATTTCTTTTTATTTTCACGAAACTTCAATCCGATGCCACGAAAATACTCCCAAAGGAATACGAACATCTTGGAGAATTCGTCCCTGCCTGTCGGCAGACAGGAGTATTGATGGTTCACTCATCAATGCGGTCCTTTCCATGTATTGGGCAGATTACAGAAAGGGCGCAAAAAAAGCAAAGGCTCATCTTGGGTTCAACATAAACCATTCTATCCCCTCAAAGATATTTCTCACTGATGGAATTCGAAGAACATACGAAAAATTATCAGTACGCAAATCCTTTTATACTTGGTTTGCAAGAATCAGGGTTTTGAATGACACGCTCGATTTCTTGCTCTTTCACCATGCGATCTTTCATGCGTTTCTTTGCATATCGATCATATTTTATTGATTTCACGAAGCTAAAGACAACAGGTTTTCGCGACAGAGTCAATTATAAATGTTTCCGTTTAAATTCTGACCACATAGGCAAACTGTACCTGTTCCTGCCCATTTCCCTAGAATGTTTTTTTCAACATGATTGTTTTTCCTGGCAGGAAAATATATTCGAACTGACGGTAATTTTTTACCCATAGCTGTACAAATGATCCGAATACAACATTTTTAATTTATTTCTGCTGTTAAGTAAGATAATGCAGTGACACGTGTTACAAGGAATAAATATATTCTGCGGAAATTATGTTGTCATTGGCACAGTGCTTGCTCTCTTCAGTAAATATGCAGAAAGAAAAATACCGGTTTCTTGTAAGGAGGAAGAGATGAACGTAGGGTTGTATACGGGTACTACAGGCACCCTCGGTCAGGCAGAATACCAGGCGGTCATCGCTAAAAATCTTGCCAATATAAATACGGTAGGTTACAAGAAGGCTATTGCTGTCTTTGAAGTGCCGGACCAAGCGAGGGCAAAAGAGGGGAATGGGAGCACGTTGAACTCCGTTGTCACGGACTATTCCCAGGGAGTAATTGAATATACGGGAAATGATCTTGATGTTGCGATAACAGGCAAAGGTTTCTTTGTCCTTCAGGCGGAGAATGGCAACACGATATATTCCAGAAAGGGGCAATTTACCATGTCACGGGACAGAAAAATTGTCACGCAGGAAGGCTGGAGTTTGATGGGAATGCGCGCTGAGATATTTATTCCGAAGGATGTTAAGGCCATAAATATAAAAACGGACGGATCTCTGTATGTTGATGGAAAATTTCTTGAAAAAATCAAGGTGGTGGCTCCTGGCGACGATTATTTAAAATTAGAATCTATAGGGGCGAGCGCATTCAAAACGTCTGATGGGTCCGTGCTTGATGATGCAACGGAATTTGAAG
Above is a genomic segment from Candidatus Brocadiaceae bacterium containing:
- a CDS encoding flagellar hook basal-body protein, with the translated sequence MNVGLYTGTTGTLGQAEYQAVIAKNLANINTVGYKKAIAVFEVPDQARAKEGNGSTLNSVVTDYSQGVIEYTGNDLDVAITGKGFFVLQAENGNTIYSRKGQFTMSRDRKIVTQEGWSLMGMRAEIFIPKDVKAINIKTDGSLYVDGKFLEKIKVVAPGDDYLKLESIGASAFKTSDGSVLDDATEFEVAHRYLEKANVNAIDEMVNMIANMRGYQTGYKVTDSISDTLKKLIQLGA